In Sphingobacterium sp. SYP-B4668, the sequence ACTGGGCCCATCGACCAGCGAAAGTTGGACAGTACCTCCCCTTTCCGTAAATTTCAGAGCGTTCGCGATTAAATTGCGAATGATAATCCTGAGCATACCGATGTTGACTGTTGCTTTAACATGATCATCTATATTGGAGATGTACCGAATACCTTTGCGTGCTGCCTCCTGCCTGAACAAATCAAAAGTCTCTCCTACTGTGACACTTATGTTCTGATAGTCAAGAAGAATCTCTCCCTGATGAAGCTGGCCCTTTGACCAATGTAATATATTAGAAAGCATCTCCTGTATGTTGTATACTGAAGAAGAAAGTAAACTCTCCATCAGTTTACGTTCTTGATCAGTGATGGAATCCGATTTAATGATTTCTAAGTAAGCATTAATTGAATGGAGTGGTGTTTGAATATCATGCGAAAGCACTGAAAATAATTTTGTCTTCTTATCATTGAGGTCCTTCAATGCTACTGTATTCCGATTTGATTTAAGCCTCTCGCGGTAATATTCTTTCTTCAGATAGATCAACGATAAAGCAATGACGATGATATTAATGGAGACTGTAGAGCCCATATCGATAATCGTCTTCTGGACATTGCTATAGGTATGCAGCACTGATTCGGGATATAGATATTCGTACATCATGATAATCCAGACCGTTAAAAATATAAGCAAAACCCAAAATATATACAACCTCTTTGGAGAAATGATAATAATTAAAAAAATTAGCAGCGTGAAAGACAATAGAGAAGCTCCTGACACACCATCTGCATAAAAGTAGTTGATAGCAAATAACACGTTGAGTAATACTCCACATGCCAAGACACTATATTTGTATTGGCTTTTAAACCTAGAGAGGTAGTAAAGAAAACTCAAGAATCCTGTAATTAAGATGAATATGAAGGCTGTGACCTTTAATCCGACAATAAAATTAAAGGGTATATTATAAAAAGTTATAATAATCCCTAATAAGCACATTGCATTAAAAATTCTCATTTCAAGCGCAGTTTCATCATTCTCGCCGATAAGCCACCTCATCCGAGAACGGCACTTCTTTAAAAACTCCATATTGCTCTTAACATTTAGATAGCCTTCTTTTTCAAGGTCGGCACACTCACGTTTATTCATTAGATAGCACTGCAGGATAGATACAGTAATTAAGTATTGTATACGTAATGTTAGAAAATAATTTTGCAAATTACATCTAATTACGAAACGAAAATTAAAATCCAACCATGAAAACCTACCTTACTTTAGTACTTCTCGGCTTTTTGAGCATCTCCATTCCAACACTTGCTCAGAAAAACGACGATAAACTCACCAAGAAATTGACAGAAGCAATTGCCGAGTTCAAAGGCGAGGTAGGCATATATGTCAAAAAAATAAATAGCGACAAAGAGGTTGCTATTCATGCTGATGAAATATTTCCAACGGCAAGTATAG encodes:
- a CDS encoding ATP-binding protein; translation: MNKRECADLEKEGYLNVKSNMEFLKKCRSRMRWLIGENDETALEMRIFNAMCLLGIIITFYNIPFNFIVGLKVTAFIFILITGFLSFLYYLSRFKSQYKYSVLACGVLLNVLFAINYFYADGVSGASLLSFTLLIFLIIIISPKRLYIFWVLLIFLTVWIIMMYEYLYPESVLHTYSNVQKTIIDMGSTVSINIIVIALSLIYLKKEYYRERLKSNRNTVALKDLNDKKTKLFSVLSHDIQTPLHSINAYLEIIKSDSITDQERKLMESLLSSSVYNIQEMLSNILHWSKGQLHQGEILLDYQNISVTVGETFDLFRQEAARKGIRYISNIDDHVKATVNIGMLRIIIRNLIANALKFTERGGTVQLSLVDGPSGALIEVKDNGQGMGEEKYSQLFSLDIGPTYGTSNEKGVGLGLYLCKQYTVEQNGEIWFNSRLGEGSSFFVRFPYR